The proteins below come from a single Crossiella sp. CA-258035 genomic window:
- a CDS encoding GNAT family protein: protein MRSGVLLAAVTRRLRPHHPGWPAVLGPVHAHGRAIALRPPRPGDAADWCAAVRHDQQWLEPWWPTSSAAWDSRSCAQVWRDRCDNFLRSARRGGMIPMVVQVDGRFAGEMMLDRIDRDQGLAELGGWVYSEFHGTAVAATAMRELIRHGFGPVGLRRLTAPVGVGNRAAGILVARNGFRKEGLLRSHMHVGGKLLDHQLWGLLPEDAEWLRGPANIVG, encoded by the coding sequence ATGCGCAGCGGCGTTCTCTTGGCCGCGGTGACCCGGCGGTTGCGGCCACACCACCCGGGCTGGCCCGCGGTGCTCGGCCCGGTCCACGCGCACGGTCGCGCGATCGCGCTGCGCCCGCCGCGTCCCGGTGACGCCGCGGACTGGTGCGCCGCGGTCCGGCACGACCAGCAGTGGCTGGAACCCTGGTGGCCCACCAGTTCGGCCGCCTGGGACAGCCGCAGCTGCGCGCAGGTCTGGCGGGACCGCTGTGACAACTTCCTGCGCTCGGCCCGGCGCGGCGGCATGATCCCGATGGTGGTGCAGGTCGACGGCCGCTTCGCCGGGGAGATGATGCTGGACCGGATCGACCGGGACCAGGGGCTGGCCGAGCTGGGCGGCTGGGTGTACTCGGAGTTCCACGGCACCGCGGTGGCGGCCACCGCGATGCGCGAGCTGATCCGGCACGGCTTCGGCCCGGTCGGCCTGCGCAGGCTCACCGCGCCGGTCGGGGTGGGCAACCGGGCCGCGGGCATCCTGGTGGCGCGCAACGGTTTCCGCAAGGAAGGCCTGTTGCGCTCGCACATGCACGTCGGCGGCAAGCTGCTGGACCACCAGCTGTGGGGCCTGCTGCCGGAGGACGCTGAATGGCTGCGGGGCCCGGCGAATATTGTGGGGTGA
- a CDS encoding glutamate-1-semialdehyde 2,1-aminomutase: MSFHRSAELQARLHQLVPGGAHTYARGADQYPEFMTPVLVKGSGARVTDADGNEFVEYGMGLRAVTLGHGYAPVTEAVRAVLADGLSFTRPTTLELAAAEDFLATVPGADMVKFAKNGSDVTTAAVRLARAATGRDLVAICADQPFFSTDDWFIGTVPMSAGIPEAVRALTVSFRYNDLDSLRSIVDVHSGQIACVVLEAGTALAEPEPGFLAGVREVCDRHGIVLVFDEMITGFRWAAGGAQSVYEVVPDLSCWGKAMGNGFPIAALAGKRELMELGGLATGADRVFLLSTTHGPESVSLAAFRAVARAYRETDPVAVMERQGAALAIAVNQLAREFGVADAVAAVGRPSCLVFTTRDANGNPSQAYRTLFLQELLSRGVLGQSFVISAAHTDADLAHTVEAVRGALGVYRKALEAGTVEGLLQGRPVAPALRSRADPRRLG; the protein is encoded by the coding sequence ATGAGCTTCCACCGCTCCGCCGAGCTCCAGGCCAGACTGCACCAGCTGGTGCCAGGGGGCGCGCACACCTACGCCAGGGGCGCCGACCAGTACCCGGAGTTCATGACCCCGGTGCTGGTCAAGGGCAGCGGGGCCAGGGTCACCGACGCCGACGGCAACGAGTTCGTCGAGTACGGCATGGGCCTGCGCGCGGTCACCCTCGGCCACGGCTACGCCCCGGTGACCGAGGCGGTGCGCGCGGTGCTGGCCGACGGCCTCAGCTTCACCCGGCCCACCACCCTGGAGCTGGCCGCGGCCGAGGACTTCCTGGCCACCGTGCCCGGCGCGGACATGGTGAAGTTCGCCAAGAACGGCTCCGACGTGACCACCGCCGCGGTCCGGCTGGCCCGCGCCGCCACCGGCCGCGACCTGGTCGCCATCTGCGCTGACCAGCCGTTCTTCTCCACCGACGACTGGTTCATCGGCACCGTGCCGATGTCCGCGGGCATCCCGGAAGCCGTCCGCGCGCTCACCGTGTCCTTCCGCTACAACGACCTGGACTCACTGCGGTCCATTGTGGACGTCCATAGTGGACAGATCGCCTGTGTGGTGCTGGAGGCGGGCACCGCGCTGGCCGAACCGGAGCCGGGGTTCCTGGCAGGCGTGCGGGAGGTCTGCGACCGGCACGGCATCGTGCTGGTCTTCGACGAGATGATCACCGGTTTCCGCTGGGCCGCCGGTGGCGCGCAGTCGGTCTACGAGGTGGTGCCGGACCTGTCCTGCTGGGGCAAGGCGATGGGCAACGGCTTCCCGATCGCCGCGCTGGCGGGTAAGCGTGAGCTGATGGAGCTGGGCGGGCTGGCCACCGGCGCGGACCGGGTGTTCCTGCTCTCCACCACGCACGGCCCGGAGTCGGTTTCGCTGGCCGCCTTCCGCGCGGTGGCCAGGGCCTACCGGGAGACCGACCCGGTGGCGGTGATGGAACGCCAGGGCGCCGCGCTTGCCATCGCGGTCAACCAGCTGGCCAGGGAGTTCGGTGTGGCGGATGCGGTGGCCGCGGTGGGCCGCCCGTCCTGCCTGGTGTTCACCACCCGGGACGCCAACGGCAACCCGTCCCAGGCCTACCGAACGCTGTTCCTGCAGGAACTGCTCAGCCGGGGCGTGCTCGGCCAGTCCTTCGTGATCTCCGCCGCGCACACCGACGCCGACCTCGCGCACACCGTCGAGGCGGTGCGGGGCGCGCTGGGCGTGTACCGCAAGGCTCTGGAGGCAGGCACCGTCGAGGGCCTGCTCCAGGGCCGTCCGGTGGCCCCGGCGCTACGCAGCCGCGCCGACCCGCGCCGGCTGGGCTGA
- a CDS encoding acyltransferase, which translates to MNSMGVRDAAPIGTGNRNTVVDLVRLVAVGMVVFLHWLSPVITVTNGAVKAGIAFSGPVTWVVTWFLQVMPLVFIAGGFVNTAGVDATALKGQSAVTFLARRARRLVVPTLPLVGICAALATAGSLLGMPAIAIVGDQAANPLWFLAVYLVVVALAPLMVRLHDRFGLAVPAVLTAAVAGVDAYRFATVGLHGQANLLGDVSLVLVWLTVHQLGIVLARGGLSGLGRRGLLGIAGTAAAGILGLIVFGPYPPAPIGLPDVPVSNLAPPTLLIVLLGIAQVALLALATPWLERRLDGARTRKVLLRGNSGLMTVYLWHIPAALVVAGACLLAPELLLPAPGAAWWSSRPMWLLVCGLVLLALVKWLRHFETGERETRRGGPVSAPLVVLGTAGAAFGLHEIFIHGLDLAGPDAAGAWRGVLALGVGAVLLRRAERVGGSAQPARVGAAA; encoded by the coding sequence ATGAACAGCATGGGGGTCCGCGACGCGGCGCCGATCGGCACCGGCAACCGGAACACGGTGGTCGACCTGGTCCGGCTGGTCGCGGTGGGGATGGTCGTCTTCCTGCACTGGCTCAGCCCGGTGATCACCGTCACCAACGGCGCGGTGAAGGCGGGCATCGCCTTCTCCGGCCCGGTGACCTGGGTGGTGACCTGGTTCCTGCAGGTGATGCCGCTGGTGTTCATCGCGGGTGGCTTCGTCAACACCGCGGGGGTGGACGCGACGGCCCTCAAGGGGCAGTCCGCGGTGACGTTCCTGGCCCGCCGGGCCCGGCGCCTGGTGGTGCCGACCCTGCCACTGGTCGGCATCTGCGCGGCGCTGGCCACCGCGGGTTCGCTGCTCGGCATGCCCGCGATCGCGATCGTGGGCGACCAGGCGGCGAACCCGCTGTGGTTCCTCGCGGTCTACCTGGTGGTGGTCGCGCTGGCGCCGCTGATGGTGCGGCTGCACGACCGGTTCGGGCTGGCCGTGCCCGCGGTGCTGACCGCGGCGGTGGCCGGGGTGGACGCCTACCGGTTCGCCACCGTGGGCCTGCACGGGCAGGCGAACCTGCTCGGTGACGTGAGCCTGGTGCTGGTCTGGCTGACCGTGCACCAGCTGGGCATCGTGCTGGCCCGCGGCGGACTCTCCGGGCTGGGCAGGCGGGGGCTGCTCGGCATCGCGGGCACCGCGGCGGCCGGGATCCTCGGGCTGATCGTGTTCGGGCCGTACCCGCCCGCGCCGATCGGGCTGCCGGACGTGCCGGTGTCCAACCTGGCCCCGCCCACGCTGCTGATCGTGCTGCTGGGCATCGCGCAGGTGGCGCTGCTCGCGCTGGCCACCCCATGGCTGGAGCGCAGGCTGGACGGCGCGCGGACCAGGAAGGTGCTGCTGCGCGGGAACTCCGGGCTGATGACGGTGTACCTGTGGCACATCCCGGCGGCGCTGGTTGTGGCCGGGGCCTGCCTGCTCGCGCCGGAGCTGCTGCTGCCCGCGCCTGGCGCGGCCTGGTGGTCCTCCCGGCCGATGTGGCTGCTGGTCTGCGGGCTGGTGCTGCTCGCGCTGGTGAAGTGGTTGCGGCACTTCGAGACCGGCGAGCGGGAGACCCGGCGCGGCGGGCCGGTGTCCGCGCCGCTGGTGGTGCTGGGCACGGCCGGCGCGGCCTTCGGGCTGCACGAGATCTTCATCCACGGCCTGGACCTGGCGGGGCCGGACGCGGCGGGGGCGTGGCGCGGGGTGCTCGCACTGGGGGTGGGAGCGGTCCTGCTGCGCCGGGCCGAGCGGGTCGGCGGGTCAGCCCAGCCGGCGCGGGTCGGCGCGGCTGCGTAG
- a CDS encoding thioredoxin domain-containing protein, with amino-acid sequence MSQPQPEQPDPAAQHAQPAGAQPENAQPPGDQPAKRPGWQLALPAVVVVIGVLLAYLALGRTGDTPPADPPAAQDTAAQSTTAQRPNQSEIDAAAKELDTKFTRRREGDPYAKGRVDAPVVLVEYADYRCPYCAKFSTDTRPELVRRFVEQGILRIEWRDLPLFGEQSEAAALAARAAGRQGKFWPFHELAFAEAPRSGHGEFGPDRLRDLARRSGVADLAKFERDMTDPALREEVRVDAAEGQEMGLTSTPAFLINGRAVVGAQPLETFTKLIEQAARK; translated from the coding sequence ATGAGCCAGCCGCAGCCCGAACAGCCGGACCCCGCCGCCCAGCACGCCCAGCCCGCGGGCGCGCAGCCCGAGAACGCCCAGCCCCCGGGCGACCAGCCCGCCAAGCGCCCCGGCTGGCAGCTCGCCCTGCCCGCCGTCGTCGTGGTGATCGGCGTGCTGCTGGCCTACCTGGCCCTGGGCCGCACCGGCGACACCCCGCCCGCGGACCCGCCGGCCGCGCAGGACACCGCCGCCCAGAGCACCACCGCCCAGCGGCCGAACCAGAGCGAGATCGACGCGGCGGCCAAGGAGCTGGACACCAAGTTCACCCGCCGCCGCGAGGGCGACCCCTACGCCAAGGGCCGGGTGGACGCGCCGGTGGTGCTGGTGGAGTACGCCGACTACCGCTGCCCGTACTGCGCCAAGTTCAGCACCGACACCCGCCCCGAACTGGTCCGCCGCTTCGTGGAGCAGGGCATCCTGCGGATCGAGTGGCGGGACCTGCCGCTGTTCGGCGAGCAGTCCGAGGCCGCCGCGCTGGCCGCCCGCGCCGCGGGCAGGCAGGGCAAGTTCTGGCCGTTCCACGAGCTGGCCTTCGCCGAGGCCCCGCGCTCGGGGCACGGCGAGTTCGGCCCGGACCGGCTGCGCGACCTGGCCCGCCGCTCCGGCGTGGCGGACCTGGCCAAGTTCGAGCGCGATATGACCGACCCCGCGCTGCGCGAGGAGGTCAGGGTCGACGCGGCCGAGGGCCAGGAGATGGGCCTGACCAGCACCCCGGCCTTCCTGATCAACGGCAGGGCCGTGGTCGGCGCGCAGCCGCTGGAGACCTTCACCAAGCTGATCGAGCAGGCCGCCCGCAAGTGA
- a CDS encoding cytochrome c biogenesis CcdA family protein, whose amino-acid sequence MSGQLGYLGALLGGALALASPCSALLLPAFFAYAFGHPARLLARTGVFYLGLATTLVPLGAAAASLGGLLTAHRQTVIGVAAVLLIAFGTAQLFGRGFGSGLSQRFAATTRISSAVSVYVLGATYGLAGFCSGPILGGVLTVAAAGGDPGYGAALLAVYGLGMVLPLFVLAMLWDRLKLGERSWLRGREVSLGRLRLHSTNLVAGLLFIGIGVLFLVTDGTAALPGIVSVDTESALAERAGELAAGVPDLVVLLPVLAVASTMLVWRLRKG is encoded by the coding sequence GTGAGCGGGCAGCTCGGCTACCTCGGCGCGCTGCTCGGCGGCGCGCTCGCGCTGGCCAGTCCCTGCTCGGCGCTGCTGCTGCCCGCCTTCTTCGCCTACGCCTTCGGCCACCCGGCCCGGCTGCTGGCCCGCACCGGCGTGTTCTACCTCGGCCTGGCCACCACGCTGGTGCCGCTGGGCGCGGCCGCGGCCAGTCTGGGCGGGCTGCTCACCGCGCACCGCCAGACGGTGATCGGTGTGGCCGCGGTGCTGCTGATCGCCTTCGGCACGGCCCAGCTGTTCGGCCGCGGCTTCGGGTCAGGGCTGTCCCAGCGCTTCGCGGCCACCACCCGGATCTCCTCGGCCGTCTCGGTGTACGTGCTGGGCGCCACCTACGGCCTGGCCGGGTTCTGCTCCGGCCCGATCCTCGGCGGCGTGCTCACCGTGGCCGCCGCCGGCGGCGATCCCGGCTACGGCGCGGCCCTGCTCGCGGTCTACGGCCTCGGCATGGTGCTGCCGCTGTTCGTGCTGGCCATGCTGTGGGACCGGCTGAAGCTGGGCGAGCGGAGCTGGCTGCGCGGCCGAGAGGTCAGCCTGGGCCGCCTGCGCCTGCACTCGACGAACCTGGTGGCCGGGCTGCTGTTCATCGGCATCGGCGTGCTGTTCCTGGTCACCGACGGCACCGCGGCACTGCCGGGGATCGTCAGCGTGGACACCGAGTCCGCACTGGCCGAGCGCGCGGGCGAGCTGGCCGCGGGCGTGCCGGACCTGGTCGTCCTGCTCCCGGTACTCGCCGTGGCCAGCACCATGTTGGTCTGGCGGCTGCGCAAGGGTTAG